In Globicephala melas chromosome 20, mGloMel1.2, whole genome shotgun sequence, the genomic window TCGTGACCTCAGTGAAGGTTGGATGCTGAGCCTGAACTTGCTCTGGATTTGGATATGTCACCTCGGGGTATGTTGGTTGAGTTGGGGCTCCCTGCTGAACTGGAGAATGTTCAATTTCACAGGGTGTTGGATGATGATCTGAAACCTCTTGCTGGACTGACAAAGGTTCCAACTGCTCAGGGGACACTGTAGACTGAGCTGAGGTTTCTTGTTGGGGTGGAGAAGTTTCAACCTCCTTAGTGAACGCTGGAGTTACAATAAATGCAAGATCCATAGGTATAACAGTGACATCGGCCCCTGCAAAAGCTAAGCTTGATCCTGACCTCGAGGAGAAACTGTTGTCACATGATGCTCTGCAGAGAAAACTACAGTCACATTAGAGAGCTCTGGAGACTGAGTTGGAGAGGATTCAACCTCACCAGGAGACTCTGGATACTGAGCTGTGCCTTCCTGTTAAGGTGGAGAAGGTACAACGTCAGGAGCCTGTGGATGCTGATCTGGAATCTCCTGCTGGGTTATGGCAGGTATAACTTCTTCTCCAGGTTGCTCTGGATACTGAGCTGGGGTCTCCTATTATACTGAAATTTTATTATGTGTACCGGCTTCTGGAGATTGGGCTGGAGCTTCCTGTTGAACTGACAAAGGTTAAACCTCCTCAGGTGGCTGTGAAGGCAGCGTTGGGACCTCATGCTGTGTTGTAGAAAATTCTGCATTAATAAGGGGCACTGAGGGCTGAGCTGAAGGCTTGCGCTGATTTGGAGAAGGACCCACCTCTGGAGTGGTTCTTTTGTTATGGTAAGCTCCACAT contains:
- the LOC138842481 gene encoding leucine-rich repeat-containing protein 37A3-like, with the translated sequence MDLAFIVTPAFTKEVETSPPQQETSAQSTVSPEQLEPLSVQQEVSDHHPTPCEIEHSPVQQGAPTQPTYPEVTYPNPEQVQAQHPTFTEVTIQPLALKLTIRPEPTKEEEPSPTIQENLTQPPEPPKEVFVARPPVYQNPIVPTPDEDHTEPPTSPSVTVQPLDLELR